Genomic segment of Pseudobdellovibrionaceae bacterium:
ATGACAATGCACCCAAAGAGTTACAAAAAGAGGTTTTTAAAAGGCAATTGCAAATAGCAAAAGATTTTAATTTACCTGTAGAAATTCATGCTAGAGAGGCAGAAGATGATATAGTAGCTTTATTAACAGAATTTAAAGGGCAAGTTTCTGGAATTATACATTGTTTTTCGGGAAGTCAAAATTTTGCCAACGAAGTTTTGTCATTAGGATATAATTTGTCTATTAGTGGCATTGTTACTTTTAAAAAAGCCGATCAATTAAGAGATATTGTAAAAAACACACCGGTAGATAGACTACATATAGAAACCGATGCTCCTTATTTAACTCCCATTCCTTTTAGAGGTAAAAAGAATCAGCCTTCTTATGTTGTTTATGTAGCCGAAAAAGTGGCAGAAATAAAAAATCTAAGTCTTGACGAGTTGTCTAAACAATTACAAAAAAATACACATTCATTATTTAAAAAAATAAAAGAAGGAGAATAGTTATGAAAAAAATAAAAGTAGGAATTAATGGCTTTGGAAGAATTGGAAGAGTTTTTTTTCGCCAAGCTTTTGATAATATAGAAATAGTAGGGATTAATGATTTGTGTTCTGCCGAGTTATCTGCTCATTTATTAAAGTATGATAGTGCCCATGGAGTTTGGGAAAAAAATGTAAAAGTGGAAAATAATAATTTAGTAGTAGATGGTCAAAGCATTGCTCTTTCGCAACATAGAAATCCTGCCGATATTCCATGGAAGAAGTGGGGAGTAGATATTGTTGTCGAATGCACTGGAATTTTTAAAACCAAAGAGGATTTTAGTAAACATTTATTAGCTGGTGCAAAAAAAGTGATTGTTTCCGCTCCTGCACCAGGGGTGGATTGCACTATAGTTTATGGGGTAAATCATAAAGATTATGAAAAAGATAAACACAATATTTTAAGTAATGCTTCTTGCACAACTAATTGCTTAGCTCCTTTAGTTAAAGTTTTAGATGAAGCTTTTGGTATTGATTTTGGTATGATGACTACCATTCATTCTTATACCAATGACCAAAATATATTAGATGCCCCTCATAGCGATTTTAGAAGAGCTCGAGCGGGGGCTTTGTCTATGATTCCTACTAGTACTGGAGCCGCCAAGGCGGTAACTAAAGTATTACCGCATTTAAAGGGAAAAATTGATGGTTTAGCAGTAAGAGTACCCACAGCCAATGTCAGTTTGGTAGATTTTGTAATGCGTGCTAAACAAACAATGACTAAAGATAAAGTGTTATCTGTTGTTAAAGAGGCCGCCAGTGGTTCTTTACAGTCTATTTTATCTTATGAAACCAAACAGTTAGTTAGTTCAGATTTTAATGGAAGTCTTTATAGTTCTATTGTGGATATGGACTCTGTTATGATTTTGGAAGATAAAACTTTAAAAATTTTATCGTGGTATGATAATGAAAATGGATTTTCTGCTCGAATGTTAGATTTAGTAAATTATATTGGAAAAGAATATGCTTAATTTAAAAAAAATAAAAAAACTATCTGACTTAAAATGGAAAGGGGAGAGAGTTTTTTTGCGTTTAGATTTAAATGTACCCATTAAGGGAGAAAAGATTTTAGATCTTAGTAGAATTAAAGCGGCCTTGCCGAGCATTGAGTACTTACATGCTAATGGTGCTCAAATTATTATTGGTTCTCACTTAGGTCGACCAAAAAATAATAAAGAATATAGTTTAGCTCCAGTAGCAGAAGCTTTAGGAAACTTACTTAATAAAGAAATCATTTTAATAGAAGACCCCTTAAGTGATACAGCAAAATTTTTATTACCTAGTGTAAAAAAAAACCAAATTATTATGTTAGAAAATTTGCGTTACATACCTGGCGAAACAAAAAATAAACCAGATT
This window contains:
- the gap gene encoding type I glyceraldehyde-3-phosphate dehydrogenase, with amino-acid sequence MKKIKVGINGFGRIGRVFFRQAFDNIEIVGINDLCSAELSAHLLKYDSAHGVWEKNVKVENNNLVVDGQSIALSQHRNPADIPWKKWGVDIVVECTGIFKTKEDFSKHLLAGAKKVIVSAPAPGVDCTIVYGVNHKDYEKDKHNILSNASCTTNCLAPLVKVLDEAFGIDFGMMTTIHSYTNDQNILDAPHSDFRRARAGALSMIPTSTGAAKAVTKVLPHLKGKIDGLAVRVPTANVSLVDFVMRAKQTMTKDKVLSVVKEAASGSLQSILSYETKQLVSSDFNGSLYSSIVDMDSVMILEDKTLKILSWYDNENGFSARMLDLVNYIGKEYA
- a CDS encoding TatD family hydrolase, with the protein product MWIDTHTHLDSLESVEEAVKNAELNKVSKIITIGTGKNDHFKVLELSKKYKNVYCTLGVHPHEAENFDPETESFMLSHLTDPKVVGVGEIGLDYYYDNAPKELQKEVFKRQLQIAKDFNLPVEIHAREAEDDIVALLTEFKGQVSGIIHCFSGSQNFANEVLSLGYNLSISGIVTFKKADQLRDIVKNTPVDRLHIETDAPYLTPIPFRGKKNQPSYVVYVAEKVAEIKNLSLDELSKQLQKNTHSLFKKIKEGE